From the Odocoileus virginianus isolate 20LAN1187 ecotype Illinois chromosome 20, Ovbor_1.2, whole genome shotgun sequence genome, the window AATTCTAGATTTTAGATAGCTGCTccaccactaaaaaaaaaaatactaccttATATAAAACTGCTTAATTTCAcatttctgagcctgtttctgtaCAGTTAAATGTTTCCAGGAAagcatatttttaatgtaatgggAAGACCAGACGTGAATTAAGAGAAAAGCAGATTTTGAAATTCCCACCTCCTCAcctttttgaaggaaaaatatacatCTCTTGAGAGCTTTCTTGATTTatcccagggtttttttttccaaatctcattcttaacagtaacaacaacaagtTCCCTGATCTTTGGAATTAATTCACCAAACAAGGAATGACCACTTAAAATGTACTCCATGAGAGCCTGCCCTGCATGCCTTCCCATTACATATATAGGTCCATATAAATTCTGAATCTCAAAAAGCCAACATACAAACCACTCAGAACATTTTTCACgaaaaatctgttttaattaAGCAATAAAGGGCAACGCAAGTTCAGAAATAGGTCCAGTTGTGAAAGAACTCAGCAGGAAATGACAGCTCCAGATGGGGTATCTGCAACCATGCAGAGAGAATGGCTAGGCTTCTAGCAGTCCTGTCCTCCAGGGAGGGTCCTGACGTAATGCCCACTTCAGGAATACATGGTCAGCTGCAGCCACTCTTGGATAGAAACCTGAATCAGGCCATCTGCATCTCTATCCAGGGATTTGAAGGCACGGAACATGGCATCCAGGCGAACCAGGCAGCTGATGAAGTTGTTAAAGTCCATACTTCCATCCTCCTCGGCGTATCGGCGGACAATCATTTGGTAAAGTTGCTCATTTAGCTGGAAGCCTGCTGCCTGCAGGGCCCCGCGAAGCTGAGAACGTCCCAGAAACCCAGATTGGTCCCTGTCATACTGCTTGTAAACACACTGCCATTTCTTGATGTTGTTCCAGAGATACTTAAATTCTTCAAAGCCCAGCTTCCCAGTCGTGTCACTGTCCATGACAGATACAATGCTCCGGCAGGTGTCAAGACTA encodes:
- the CAPNS2 gene encoding calpain small subunit 2; amino-acid sequence: MFLAKALLEGANQGLGQALGGLLGGGDQRRGGGNIGGIVGGIVNFISEAAAAQYTPEPPPTQQHFTNVEANESEEVRRFRQQFAQLAGPDMQVGATDLMNIINKVLSKHKDLKSDGFSLDTCRSIVSVMDSDTTGKLGFEEFKYLWNNIKKWQCVYKQYDRDQSGFLGRSQLRGALQAAGFQLNEQLYQMIVRRYAEEDGSMDFNNFISCLVRLDAMFRAFKSLDRDADGLIQVSIQEWLQLTMYS